One segment of Candidatus Pelagibacter ubique HTCC1062 DNA contains the following:
- a CDS encoding iron-containing alcohol dehydrogenase — protein MQKYNWNYPTTMWVGENRINDVASACKNLNIKKPLLVTDNGLAQSVIVKNTLSILKEGGIIAALYSNVVGNPTGTNVNEGADYYKKNNCDGVIAFGGGSGLDVGKAVAFMSGQNLPIWDFEDVGDNWTKANSDKIAPIIAVPTTAGTGSETGRASVILNEETGVKNIIFHPKFLPSIVILDPILTVGLPAKMTAATGMDALAHNLEAYCAPGYHPMADGIALEGMRLIDKWLLEAVSNGSNIEARMNMLTAASMGSTAFQKGLGAIHSLSHPVNALNNIHHGLSNAIFMPYVLTFNKDVIENKIIKICDYLELKDRSFDGFVNWVLDLRKKLDMPHKLSEVIDEKDFDIDRLSKMALADPSTGGNPKKLTEDDMRIMYQNSMTGELFK, from the coding sequence ATGCAAAAATACAACTGGAATTATCCTACTACAATGTGGGTAGGTGAAAATAGAATTAATGATGTTGCTTCAGCATGTAAAAATTTAAACATTAAAAAGCCACTGCTTGTTACTGATAATGGATTAGCTCAATCAGTTATTGTTAAAAACACTTTATCGATTTTAAAAGAGGGTGGAATTATTGCAGCATTATATTCAAATGTTGTTGGTAACCCAACTGGCACGAATGTTAATGAAGGTGCTGATTATTATAAAAAAAACAATTGTGATGGTGTTATTGCGTTTGGAGGTGGTAGTGGTTTAGATGTTGGTAAAGCAGTTGCTTTTATGTCAGGTCAAAATCTACCTATTTGGGATTTCGAAGATGTTGGAGATAATTGGACTAAAGCAAACTCTGATAAGATTGCTCCCATTATTGCAGTACCTACTACTGCGGGCACTGGTTCTGAAACTGGCAGAGCATCAGTAATATTAAATGAAGAAACAGGCGTGAAAAATATTATTTTTCATCCAAAATTTTTACCATCAATAGTTATTTTAGATCCAATTTTAACAGTTGGATTACCAGCAAAAATGACTGCAGCAACTGGAATGGATGCACTAGCACATAATTTAGAAGCCTATTGTGCACCAGGCTATCATCCGATGGCAGATGGAATTGCTTTAGAAGGAATGAGATTAATTGATAAGTGGCTATTAGAAGCTGTTAGCAATGGATCTAATATTGAAGCAAGAATGAATATGTTAACAGCAGCTAGTATGGGCTCAACTGCATTTCAAAAAGGACTAGGAGCAATTCATTCTCTAAGTCACCCTGTCAATGCATTAAATAATATTCATCACGGTTTATCTAATGCAATATTTATGCCTTACGTGTTAACTTTCAACAAAGATGTAATTGAAAATAAGATAATTAAAATTTGTGACTATTTAGAACTTAAAGACAGATCTTTTGATGGTTTTGTTAACTGGGTTTTAGATTTAAGAAAAAAACTTGATATGCCTCATAAATTATCAGAAGTGATTGATGAAAAAGATTTTGATATTGATAGATTATCAAAAATGGCTTTAGCAGACCCATCTACTGGAGGAAATCCAAAAAAATTAACTGAGGATGATATGAGGATAATGTACCAGAACAGTATGACAGGTGAATTGTTTAAATGA
- a CDS encoding aldehyde dehydrogenase family protein: MQKTITPIDNTLYIERNYDGAKIEETINGSMKAQKMWADLDIKERVKLLTSFVEDFLSRSDLICEELSRQIGRPISQAAGELKGFKERADYMLSIAEKKLSNIDVAKDDNFKSYIKRKALGVVFVIAPWNYPYLVAVNSIIPAMAAGNSVILKHSAQTPLCSEQLYQSAKKILPKDIFNYLHLNHEDSLKIVSDKRINFVSFTGSVKAGYDVQRATQNKFIDMTLELGGKDPAYARYDCDLEKTVENLVDGSFFNSGQSCCGIERIYVDEKIYNNFLELFVSKTYNYKLGNPLEKETNLGPVVKLSAADFILQQINSAIDKGAKKMIDESKFNFPKEHKNYLIPQVLTNVNHDMAFMTEETFGPCVGIMKVKDDNEAIKLMNDSPYGLTASVWTKDLDVAQKIGNQINTGTFYMNRCDYLDPALSWTGVNETGKGCSLSEVAYEKLTSPKSFHLRKEQ; encoded by the coding sequence ATGCAAAAAACTATTACACCTATTGATAATACCCTTTATATCGAAAGAAATTATGATGGAGCTAAAATAGAAGAAACTATTAATGGCTCAATGAAAGCTCAAAAAATGTGGGCCGATCTAGATATTAAAGAAAGAGTAAAACTATTAACAAGTTTTGTTGAAGATTTTTTATCAAGAAGCGATCTGATTTGTGAAGAACTAAGTAGACAAATTGGTAGACCTATTTCTCAAGCGGCTGGTGAATTAAAGGGCTTTAAAGAAAGAGCCGATTACATGCTATCTATTGCAGAAAAGAAATTATCAAATATTGATGTAGCAAAAGATGATAATTTTAAAAGTTATATAAAAAGAAAAGCTCTTGGTGTAGTTTTTGTAATAGCGCCATGGAACTATCCATACCTCGTTGCAGTAAACTCTATAATACCAGCTATGGCAGCAGGTAATTCTGTTATTTTAAAACATTCTGCTCAAACCCCTTTATGTTCTGAGCAACTTTACCAATCAGCTAAAAAAATTCTGCCTAAGGATATTTTTAATTATTTACATTTAAACCATGAAGATAGTTTAAAAATTGTTTCTGATAAGCGAATTAATTTTGTCTCATTCACTGGATCAGTAAAAGCAGGTTACGATGTTCAAAGAGCAACTCAGAATAAATTTATTGATATGACTTTAGAATTGGGTGGTAAAGATCCAGCTTATGCCAGATATGATTGTGACTTAGAAAAAACAGTTGAAAATTTGGTTGATGGATCTTTTTTTAACTCAGGTCAATCATGTTGTGGAATAGAAAGAATTTATGTTGATGAAAAAATTTATAATAATTTTTTAGAATTGTTTGTTTCAAAAACTTATAATTACAAACTTGGAAATCCATTAGAAAAAGAAACCAACTTAGGTCCTGTGGTTAAACTATCAGCTGCTGATTTTATTTTACAACAAATAAACTCTGCAATTGATAAAGGTGCAAAAAAAATGATTGATGAAAGTAAATTTAACTTTCCAAAAGAACATAAAAATTATTTAATTCCTCAGGTTTTAACAAACGTGAACCATGACATGGCTTTTATGACTGAAGAAACTTTTGGACCCTGTGTTGGGATTATGAAGGTTAAAGATGATAATGAAGCAATTAAATTAATGAATGATAGTCCTTATGGATTAACAGCTTCAGTTTGGACAAAAGATCTTGATGTTGCTCAAAAAATTGGCAATCAAATTAATACAGGCACGTTTTATATGAATAGATGTGATTATCTAGATCCTGCATTATCATGGACTGGTGTTAATGAAACCGGAAAAGGTTGTTCGCTATCTGAGGTGGCTTATGAAAAATTAACTTCACCAAAAAGCTTTCACTTAAGAAAAGAACAATAA
- a CDS encoding SDR family NAD(P)-dependent oxidoreductase — MKLNFKGKTAVITGASGGMGLEMSKKLSQNNISVLMLDLKSPSKEFLDNNKKCEFKKVDVTNFNKLKVYIDNFYKKHKRLDYLVNTTGVLWFDKDVSAVNIDSNVWDKVFEINLKSMMYLSKIIVPKMIKNKFGSMVHISSIDALSGDDKPQDAYGASKAAMIRLSKSFAIQFASNKIRSNIILPGPIDTGMQIRWKKNPNTKKNLEKFIPLNKVGKPEDISNASLFLLSDQADYITGTELIVDGGLTAKP; from the coding sequence ATGAAATTAAATTTTAAAGGTAAAACTGCTGTAATCACTGGTGCAAGTGGTGGTATGGGTTTAGAGATGTCAAAAAAACTATCTCAAAACAATATTTCAGTTTTAATGTTAGATTTAAAAAGTCCTAGTAAAGAATTTTTAGATAATAATAAAAAATGTGAATTTAAAAAAGTTGATGTAACTAATTTTAATAAATTGAAAGTATATATCGATAATTTTTATAAAAAACACAAAAGATTAGACTACCTAGTTAATACAACTGGTGTTCTTTGGTTTGATAAAGATGTCTCAGCAGTAAATATAGATTCTAATGTATGGGATAAAGTTTTTGAAATAAATTTAAAATCTATGATGTATCTTTCAAAAATTATTGTACCTAAAATGATTAAAAATAAATTTGGTTCAATGGTGCATATATCTTCCATTGATGCATTATCTGGTGATGACAAACCTCAAGACGCTTATGGTGCTTCAAAAGCAGCAATGATTAGACTTTCAAAGTCCTTTGCCATTCAATTTGCATCTAACAAAATTAGATCAAATATAATCTTACCTGGGCCAATAGATACGGGTATGCAGATTAGATGGAAAAAAAATCCTAATACAAAGAAAAATTTAGAAAAATTTATTCCTTTAAATAAAGTAGGTAAACCCGAAGATATTTCAAATGCTTCTTTATTCCTATTAAGTGATCAAGCAGATTATATTACTGGAACTGAATTGATTGTTGATGGGGGTCTTACGGCTAAGCCGTAG
- a CDS encoding C4-dicarboxylate ABC transporter — MKKEKKIITSKRRSFIKKAGLLTFGVAGASVVKAPYAYSASNPIKWRLQTYSGAPLGAHVIKPQIEAFNKAAYGEMEIELYYADQLVPTDELFRAMQAGTLDAVQSDDATMGSPVDISVFGGYFPFATRYSLDVPALFKYYGLNEIWDEAYSEVEGVKWLSTSAWDPCHLFTVNKKVTSLADMKGLRVFGVPTAGKFLAQYGLIPVTVPWDDVEVAMQTGELDGVAWCGFTEAYEVGWADICKYALTNSVTGAWFGSYFANQKAWDKLSPKLQALYRMSINDSHYYRQVWYWGGEADLRVNGKKMELTSLPDNEWAKVVNDSKAFWDETSSISPRAKKVVDAFKLYANTMEKAGYPYR, encoded by the coding sequence ATGAAAAAAGAAAAAAAAATAATAACAAGTAAGAGGCGATCGTTTATTAAGAAAGCTGGCTTGTTAACTTTTGGTGTAGCAGGAGCAAGTGTTGTTAAAGCACCTTACGCTTATTCTGCATCAAACCCAATTAAATGGAGGCTTCAAACATATTCTGGAGCTCCGCTTGGTGCACATGTTATCAAACCACAAATTGAAGCATTTAATAAAGCTGCTTATGGTGAAATGGAAATTGAACTGTATTATGCGGATCAATTAGTTCCTACCGATGAACTATTCAGAGCCATGCAAGCAGGAACTCTAGATGCCGTACAAAGTGATGATGCTACAATGGGATCACCAGTTGATATCTCAGTGTTTGGTGGATATTTTCCATTTGCAACTAGATACAGCTTAGACGTTCCAGCTTTATTTAAATATTATGGTTTAAATGAAATTTGGGATGAAGCTTATAGTGAGGTTGAAGGTGTTAAATGGTTGAGCACAAGTGCTTGGGATCCATGTCATCTTTTCACTGTAAACAAAAAAGTTACTTCTTTAGCAGATATGAAGGGCCTAAGAGTTTTTGGTGTTCCTACTGCTGGAAAATTCTTGGCGCAATACGGTCTAATACCAGTTACGGTTCCTTGGGATGATGTGGAAGTTGCTATGCAAACCGGAGAACTAGATGGTGTTGCTTGGTGCGGGTTTACTGAGGCATATGAAGTGGGTTGGGCTGATATCTGCAAGTATGCATTAACTAACTCTGTTACAGGAGCATGGTTTGGATCTTACTTTGCTAATCAAAAAGCTTGGGACAAATTAAGTCCAAAACTTCAAGCACTTTACAGAATGTCTATTAATGACTCTCATTATTATAGACAAGTTTGGTATTGGGGTGGAGAAGCTGATCTTCGTGTTAATGGGAAAAAAATGGAACTAACAAGTCTTCCTGATAATGAATGGGCTAAAGTCGTAAACGACTCTAAAGCATTCTGGGATGAGACTTCAAGTATTAGTCCAAGAGCTAAAAAAGTTGTGGATGCATTTAAGTTGTATGCAAACACAATGGAAAAAGCTGGATACCCTTACAGATAA
- a CDS encoding TRAP transporter large permease has product MLAQYLSYEFIALFMFITMLAMMFTGQRVFGAIGFVAVISALLVWGNGAIEMPYTATWKLFKWYPMLTLPLFIYMGFMISESGIASDLYKMFHVFFGGIKGGLAIGTMFMMVGISAMNGLSVAGMAIGATIALPEMLKRNYDKRMITGVVQAGSSLGILIPPSVVMVLYGMIARQPVSKLWLAGLLPGLLMATLFIIYIYVRCRLQPELGPVLSEKERNIPLKEKLKLLTAGIIPFVIFMSMTGLFLMGIASLVECSAVGALLATLASIYKKRFTRKVLDTTLRKTLGVSCMFMWIILAALCFGAVFDGLGAARAIETLFIERWHLTPWGVLIMMQLSYIFMGMFLDDTAMLVIVAPLYVPLIISLGFDPIWYGVLYTITCQIAYMTPPFGYNLFLMRAMAPKEITLSDIYKSITPFLLVMLLALILVMVFPQIATYLPNKYL; this is encoded by the coding sequence ATGCTCGCTCAATATCTAAGTTATGAATTTATTGCATTGTTCATGTTCATAACGATGTTGGCAATGATGTTTACTGGTCAAAGAGTGTTTGGTGCAATTGGATTTGTGGCTGTTATTTCAGCATTATTAGTTTGGGGAAATGGAGCTATTGAAATGCCATATACGGCTACATGGAAACTTTTTAAGTGGTATCCAATGCTTACGCTTCCACTTTTTATTTACATGGGTTTTATGATTTCAGAGTCAGGTATTGCTAGCGATTTATATAAAATGTTCCATGTATTTTTTGGTGGAATAAAAGGAGGCTTAGCAATTGGTACAATGTTCATGATGGTTGGAATTTCAGCTATGAATGGATTAAGTGTTGCTGGTATGGCGATTGGAGCAACTATTGCTCTCCCTGAAATGTTAAAACGTAATTATGATAAAAGAATGATTACTGGTGTCGTTCAAGCAGGAAGTTCGTTAGGAATTTTAATACCTCCAAGTGTTGTGATGGTTCTTTATGGTATGATCGCACGTCAACCAGTAAGTAAACTTTGGCTTGCAGGACTTTTACCAGGCCTTTTAATGGCTACCTTATTTATAATTTATATTTATGTAAGATGTCGTCTTCAACCTGAATTAGGTCCTGTATTAAGTGAAAAAGAAAGAAATATTCCACTTAAAGAAAAACTAAAACTTTTAACAGCTGGAATAATTCCATTTGTAATATTCATGTCTATGACTGGATTATTCTTAATGGGTATTGCAAGCTTAGTTGAATGCTCTGCTGTAGGTGCTTTACTTGCAACTTTAGCATCCATTTACAAAAAAAGATTTACTCGAAAAGTTCTTGATACAACACTTAGAAAAACTCTTGGTGTTTCTTGCATGTTTATGTGGATAATATTAGCTGCACTATGTTTTGGAGCGGTATTTGATGGTCTTGGTGCTGCGCGTGCAATTGAAACTTTATTTATAGAAAGATGGCATTTAACTCCTTGGGGAGTTTTAATTATGATGCAACTTTCCTATATATTTATGGGAATGTTTTTAGATGATACGGCGATGTTAGTTATAGTGGCGCCACTTTATGTACCTCTAATTATCTCATTGGGATTCGATCCAATCTGGTACGGCGTTCTTTACACAATTACATGTCAGATTGCATATATGACCCCTCCGTTTGGTTATAATTTATTTCTTATGAGAGCAATGGCACCAAAAGAAATAACTTTATCTGATATTTATAAATCTATTACACCGTTTCTCTTAGTGATGCTCTTAGCATTGATTTTGGTTATGGTTTTTCCTCAAATTGCAACTTATCTTCCAAATAAGTACCTATAA
- a CDS encoding TRAP transporter small permease subunit yields MPKIFSIYVNIIDNICVKVGRFVMYGVFFMMFLLILSFVTRNIINYPLMWIIEMAQFTLTAYYLLGGGYSMITDDHVRMDLFYGKLSAKGKAKMDVFTSIFLIFFLVVLLYGSISSLQYTLEYKQKLFTAWAPYLWPIKSLMLLGILLMLLQAFSMLIKDIAKIKGIKI; encoded by the coding sequence ATGCCAAAAATATTTTCAATTTATGTAAATATAATAGACAACATTTGTGTCAAAGTTGGCAGATTTGTAATGTACGGTGTTTTTTTTATGATGTTTCTTTTAATATTATCTTTCGTTACGAGAAACATTATTAACTATCCTTTAATGTGGATTATAGAGATGGCTCAATTTACTCTTACAGCGTATTATTTACTTGGGGGTGGTTACTCGATGATTACTGATGATCATGTTAGAATGGATTTATTCTATGGGAAACTATCTGCAAAAGGTAAAGCTAAAATGGATGTTTTTACAAGTATTTTCTTGATTTTTTTCTTGGTAGTTCTTCTTTATGGCTCTATTTCAAGTTTACAATATACATTGGAATACAAACAAAAACTTTTTACTGCTTGGGCGCCTTATCTTTGGCCCATAAAATCTTTGATGTTACTGGGTATACTCTTGATGTTATTACAAGCTTTTTCAATGTTAATTAAAGATATCGCAAAAATTAAAGGTATTAAAATATAA
- a CDS encoding glycerol-3-phosphate dehydrogenase encodes MKKIIIIGAGAMGSAFAVPCLENQNEVTLVGTHLEDDLINNIKSNNNLHPALNIELPSKLKVEKFEKLQSILEEGVDIMVAGVSSVGIEWFVKQITKSYKKNLPIILLTKGLAIEGNELITLSDKIKKLLKDEGHTQVNISAIKGPCLAAGLAYKMRTGTVIANPDIKETEKLKKIISTDYYSTEVSDDLTGIELSGAIKNIYSMLIGASEGLSNSKAPKEIQSKYYLNTSASLIHRSISEMVEFVSFYGGRPETVYGLAGLGDLYVSAIGGRNSLMGKYLGEGYLYKEAKEKFMKNITVEGAQLALEIGPKILQDLNSKHFPLMFSMLNTICDNKKLEIQW; translated from the coding sequence ATGAAAAAAATTATTATTATTGGTGCTGGAGCAATGGGATCAGCTTTTGCTGTACCATGTCTTGAAAACCAAAATGAGGTAACACTCGTTGGTACGCATTTAGAAGATGATTTAATAAATAATATTAAATCTAATAACAATCTTCATCCAGCTTTAAATATTGAATTACCATCAAAATTGAAGGTAGAAAAATTTGAAAAATTACAATCAATACTTGAAGAGGGAGTAGACATCATGGTTGCTGGAGTTAGCTCGGTAGGAATTGAATGGTTTGTTAAGCAAATTACAAAGAGCTACAAAAAAAATCTTCCCATTATTTTATTAACCAAAGGCCTGGCTATTGAGGGTAATGAATTAATAACACTTTCAGATAAAATTAAAAAACTTCTCAAAGATGAAGGTCATACACAAGTAAATATTTCAGCGATTAAAGGACCCTGTTTGGCAGCAGGTCTTGCATATAAAATGAGGACAGGCACAGTTATTGCAAACCCAGATATCAAAGAAACTGAAAAATTAAAAAAAATTATATCAACAGATTACTATTCAACAGAAGTATCAGATGACTTAACTGGCATTGAATTATCAGGTGCAATTAAAAATATTTATTCTATGTTAATTGGAGCCTCAGAAGGGTTAAGTAATTCAAAAGCACCTAAAGAAATTCAATCTAAATACTATTTAAATACATCAGCCTCATTAATTCATAGATCAATATCTGAAATGGTTGAGTTTGTTTCTTTCTATGGAGGAAGACCTGAAACTGTTTATGGCCTAGCTGGTTTAGGTGATTTGTATGTTAGTGCAATAGGAGGAAGAAATAGCTTGATGGGAAAATATTTAGGTGAAGGATACCTTTATAAAGAAGCTAAAGAAAAATTTATGAAAAATATTACAGTTGAAGGTGCACAACTTGCATTGGAAATTGGTCCTAAAATTTTACAAGATCTTAATTCTAAACATTTTCCATTAATGTTTAGTATGTTAAATACTATATGCGATAATAAGAAATTAGAAATTCAATGGTAA
- a CDS encoding NAD(P)-binding domain-containing protein translates to MTKVAIIGAGPCGLSALRSFEQAEKNGEKIPEIVCFDKQEDWGGLWNYSWRTGSDQYGDPVPNSMYRYLWSNGPKECLEFADYSFDEHFGKPIPSFPPRAVLYDYILGRVKKGNIKSKIKFNTSVTNVSYVNSNFEVTYRDKKNDKISKDIFDYVIVSTGHFSVPFIPEYPGMKSFPGRIMHSHDFRDAEEFRGKNVVVLGSSYSAEDVALQCHKYGAKSVTIGYRHNPMGFKWPKGMKEVFHLDRLEGNKAIFKDGHVQEADAVILCTGYLHHFPFISEDLKLKTGNRLYPPMLYKGVVWQNNHKLMYLGMQDQFHTFNMFDCQAWFARDVIMGKIKVPNDSEIEKDINKWVSMEEKLENPEQMIDFQTEYTKELHDLSDYPKINFELIRKTFKEWEHHKVENIMTYRNKSFASPVTGSVGPIHHTPWEEAMDDSLKTFLNK, encoded by the coding sequence ATGACAAAAGTAGCTATTATTGGTGCTGGCCCTTGTGGTTTGTCCGCTTTAAGATCCTTTGAACAAGCAGAAAAAAATGGTGAAAAAATACCTGAAATAGTTTGTTTTGATAAGCAAGAAGATTGGGGAGGATTATGGAATTACAGTTGGAGAACTGGATCTGATCAATACGGTGACCCTGTACCTAATAGTATGTATCGATATCTTTGGTCAAACGGCCCTAAAGAATGTTTAGAATTTGCTGACTACTCATTTGATGAACACTTTGGAAAACCAATTCCTTCTTTTCCACCTAGAGCAGTTTTATATGATTATATTTTAGGTAGAGTTAAAAAGGGAAATATAAAATCTAAAATAAAATTTAACACCTCTGTTACTAATGTTTCTTATGTAAACAGTAACTTTGAGGTTACTTATCGAGATAAAAAAAATGACAAAATTTCGAAAGATATTTTTGATTACGTAATTGTATCTACTGGTCATTTTTCGGTTCCATTCATCCCAGAATATCCTGGAATGAAATCATTTCCTGGAAGAATAATGCATTCTCATGATTTTAGAGATGCAGAAGAATTTCGAGGCAAGAATGTTGTTGTTTTAGGAAGTAGTTATTCTGCTGAAGATGTTGCTCTTCAGTGTCATAAGTATGGGGCAAAAAGTGTTACTATTGGTTATAGACACAATCCAATGGGATTTAAATGGCCCAAAGGTATGAAAGAAGTTTTTCATCTAGATAGACTTGAGGGGAATAAGGCAATATTTAAAGATGGCCACGTGCAAGAAGCAGATGCTGTAATTTTATGTACTGGATATCTTCATCATTTCCCTTTTATATCTGAAGATCTTAAATTAAAAACTGGCAATAGATTGTATCCACCAATGCTATACAAAGGTGTAGTTTGGCAAAATAATCACAAATTAATGTATTTAGGTATGCAAGATCAATTTCATACTTTTAATATGTTTGATTGTCAGGCTTGGTTTGCAAGGGATGTTATAATGGGAAAAATTAAAGTTCCAAATGACTCTGAAATTGAAAAAGATATTAATAAATGGGTATCAATGGAAGAAAAATTGGAAAATCCTGAACAAATGATAGATTTTCAAACTGAGTACACCAAAGAACTTCATGATTTATCTGATTATCCTAAAATTAATTTTGAATTAATTAGAAAAACTTTTAAAGAATGGGAACATCATAAAGTGGAAAATATAATGACTTATAGAAATAAATCATTTGCTTCACCAGTGACAGGCTCTGTTGGACCAATTCACCATACACCATGGGAAGAAGCTATGGATGACTCTTTAAAAACATTTTTAAATAAATAA
- a CDS encoding ABC transporter permease codes for MELLKKYPKFFQWLFLLIVFFSLCFAIEVPETYNFIRGQAEFIKDPNQSTYTLFGAEVRYYAFDVFWRLPPLLGWLPIWINDSLFFLMNEWMPMEFWNEDIQEFRTQPLLLQITRNLTSFMTFLIELIREILLGGVETIVSFSSWDWIDANPWAELPGLPWTIVTAGAVILGYKLSGKGLALFAGLVMIYISVFGQWKPSMQTLSFILVAAPLSFLFGLTFGVMAFKSKRVEKFLYPILLVMQTMPQYAVLVPAIVLFGIGDHAAVIITMVVAVPPMILLTLLGLRGIPSEVIEAGRMSGCNNWQLMTKVLIPTARRDILIGVNQVIMVCFSMAVISAFIGAKGLGFNLLLALNQLNIGLALEAGLCISLIAILLDKMSLAWANKQIDYFGNLTYFQRNKNILFFAAAVILGIIFSYLGSFYFKDGSNYLFEVPHNKGISTADFWNKGVDWIWDTFFHTLKIFNTWLIVDVLQPMRALYLRMPAVATLVLVIGAGYIIGGIRSALVVGGLTLFIALSPWWDRALVTLYMATFGVFISTIIGFTVGIISFQNKHTANFMLGVCDIFQTFPSFVYLIPVMMLFGVTDTSVLIAVIVYATIPATRYTIEGLRSVPEALHDAATMSGVNKVQRLLKIEFPLAFPHMMLGLNQTIVFALFMVIIGAFIGTEDLGQYILKALSDKKGAGIGLTLGLCVAFIGLIFDHLIRTWVGKRKKHLGIG; via the coding sequence ATGGAATTATTAAAAAAATATCCAAAATTTTTTCAATGGTTATTTTTGTTAATTGTATTTTTTAGCTTATGTTTTGCAATAGAAGTTCCTGAAACTTATAATTTTATAAGAGGCCAAGCCGAATTCATTAAAGACCCTAATCAAAGTACTTACACATTATTTGGTGCTGAGGTGAGATATTATGCGTTTGATGTTTTTTGGAGACTACCACCTTTACTTGGATGGTTGCCTATTTGGATAAACGATTCTTTATTTTTTTTAATGAATGAATGGATGCCAATGGAGTTTTGGAATGAAGACATTCAAGAGTTCAGAACTCAACCTCTACTTTTACAAATTACAAGAAATTTAACTTCATTTATGACGTTTCTTATAGAGTTAATAAGAGAAATTTTATTAGGAGGTGTTGAAACAATTGTTTCATTTAGTAGTTGGGATTGGATAGATGCAAATCCATGGGCAGAACTGCCAGGATTACCTTGGACAATCGTTACAGCAGGTGCGGTAATACTTGGATATAAATTAAGCGGTAAAGGCTTAGCTTTATTTGCAGGTTTAGTCATGATTTATATTTCTGTTTTTGGTCAATGGAAACCTTCGATGCAAACTCTTTCTTTTATATTAGTAGCAGCACCACTTTCTTTTCTTTTTGGTTTAACTTTTGGAGTTATGGCATTTAAAAGCAAACGTGTAGAAAAATTCTTATATCCAATACTTTTGGTTATGCAAACTATGCCTCAATACGCAGTATTAGTTCCTGCAATTGTTCTTTTTGGCATTGGTGATCATGCTGCAGTTATTATAACTATGGTTGTAGCGGTTCCACCAATGATATTATTAACCTTGTTAGGTCTAAGAGGAATACCCTCTGAGGTTATTGAGGCTGGTAGAATGAGTGGGTGTAATAATTGGCAACTGATGACTAAAGTATTAATTCCTACTGCTAGAAGAGATATTTTAATTGGAGTTAACCAGGTCATAATGGTGTGTTTTTCTATGGCAGTTATTTCAGCTTTTATAGGAGCAAAAGGTTTAGGGTTTAATTTATTATTAGCATTAAACCAGCTAAATATTGGATTAGCATTAGAGGCTGGTTTATGTATTAGTTTGATTGCAATACTTTTGGATAAGATGTCCTTAGCTTGGGCAAATAAGCAAATAGATTATTTTGGTAACTTGACTTATTTTCAGCGTAATAAAAATATATTATTTTTTGCAGCTGCTGTAATTCTAGGAATTATTTTTTCATATCTGGGGTCATTTTATTTTAAAGATGGGTCTAATTATTTATTTGAAGTTCCTCACAATAAAGGAATATCAACAGCAGATTTTTGGAATAAAGGTGTGGATTGGATTTGGGATACTTTCTTTCATACTTTAAAGATTTTTAATACTTGGTTGATAGTAGATGTGTTGCAACCCATGAGAGCTTTATATTTAAGAATGCCAGCAGTTGCTACTTTAGTTTTAGTCATTGGAGCGGGTTATATAATTGGAGGAATTCGTTCAGCTCTTGTAGTGGGCGGATTAACTTTATTTATTGCATTGAGTCCTTGGTGGGATAGAGCTTTAGTTACATTGTACATGGCAACTTTTGGAGTTTTTATATCCACTATAATTGGATTTACAGTTGGAATTATATCATTTCAAAACAAGCATACTGCAAATTTTATGCTGGGCGTTTGTGATATCTTTCAAACCTTCCCTTCGTTTGTATACTTGATTCCTGTGATGATGCTTTTTGGAGTTACAGATACTTCAGTATTAATTGCTGTAATAGTTTATGCAACTATACCTGCAACAAGGTATACTATTGAAGGTTTAAGAAGTGTTCCAGAAGCTTTACATGACGCTGCCACAATGTCAGGTGTAAATAAAGTACAAAGGTTATTAAAAATTGAATTCCCTTTAGCTTTTCCTCACATGATGCTTGGTTTAAATCAAACAATTGTATTTGCTTTGTTCATGGTAATTATTGGGGCTTTTATTGGAACAGAAGATTTAGGACAGTACATTCTAAAAGCTCTATCTGATAAAAAGGGTGCAGGTATAGGATTGACATTGGGACTTTGTGTTGCTTTTATTGGCCTAATATTTGACCATTTAATCAGAACGTGGGTTGGGAAAAGAAAAAAACACCTTGGTATAGGATAG